One Acaryochloris thomasi RCC1774 DNA window includes the following coding sequences:
- a CDS encoding TetR/AcrR family transcriptional regulator: MVEAKAKRSLSPEKADAILGGAMQEFLIHGYAATTMDRVAAAASVSKATVYSHFGDKESLFAALVKNMAQQKISTLLGSHTLQGDPREVLPIFFTKALEHMVEDGQHLAFIRLIIGESGRFPQLAQIFVRNMSKPGLEILSQYLASQPYLKFADPEATARIVVGTMVHYIQLQEMLHGKEIIPMEKERLLKTLTHMILSSAISAEGEP; the protein is encoded by the coding sequence ATGGTTGAAGCTAAAGCAAAGCGATCTCTCTCTCCCGAAAAGGCTGATGCCATCTTGGGCGGAGCCATGCAGGAATTTTTAATTCACGGCTATGCCGCAACAACGATGGATCGGGTGGCTGCAGCGGCTAGTGTCTCGAAAGCCACGGTTTACAGCCATTTTGGAGATAAAGAAAGTCTGTTCGCAGCCCTGGTCAAGAATATGGCTCAGCAGAAGATCTCAACTTTGTTGGGGTCGCATACGCTTCAGGGAGACCCGCGTGAGGTCCTACCGATCTTTTTCACCAAGGCGCTGGAGCACATGGTTGAAGATGGTCAGCACTTGGCCTTCATTCGGCTGATTATTGGGGAGTCAGGTCGATTTCCACAGTTGGCCCAGATTTTTGTCCGCAATATGTCAAAACCAGGACTAGAAATTCTCAGCCAGTATCTTGCGTCTCAGCCCTATCTCAAGTTTGCTGATCCAGAGGCGACGGCCCGCATCGTGGTGGGCACAATGGTTCATTACATCCAGTTACAGGAGATGCTGCACGGCAAGGAAATTATCCCAATGGAGAAAGAGCGGCTGCTGAAGACACTG
- a CDS encoding ABC exporter membrane fusion protein, whose product MVPGSVKTSSAAAKPTGRYGLPLVIVAAFSVGAIASYTIRQVQRSEPEAPIAEVKQFARQTVTALGRLEPKGEIVKLSAPSSTASSRVEQLLVKEGDRVTAGQVIAILDSRDRLQASVLEAQERVRVAEAELARVKAGAKQGELSAQRAEINRLAAQQQGTVDAQRATVSRLEAELQNATAEASRYQNLYAQGAISTSERDSRRLTQQTAEQQLREAKAVLSRLQTTRSPEIDQARANLERIAEVRPVDIQVAQASVNQSIAAVKQAQAQLDQAYVRASQSGTVLEIHTRPGEVVSEDGIVEIGQTRTMYAVAEVYQSDIQHVQPGQKVRVTSDSLAGELQGTVDWIDAKVQRQNVVNADPSSNIDARVVEVHVQLDPASSEKAEKFTNLQVQAEINL is encoded by the coding sequence ATGGTTCCAGGTTCTGTTAAGACTAGCTCTGCCGCTGCGAAGCCTACCGGACGCTATGGTTTGCCGTTGGTGATCGTTGCTGCGTTCTCTGTGGGTGCGATCGCAAGTTACACCATCCGGCAGGTCCAGCGCTCTGAGCCAGAAGCTCCGATCGCTGAAGTCAAACAGTTCGCGCGTCAAACCGTGACCGCCTTAGGTCGTCTAGAACCCAAGGGAGAAATCGTTAAGCTATCGGCCCCCTCCTCTACCGCTAGCAGTCGAGTTGAGCAGCTTTTAGTCAAAGAGGGAGACCGGGTTACCGCCGGTCAGGTAATTGCGATTTTGGACAGCCGCGATCGCCTCCAGGCCAGTGTTTTGGAGGCACAAGAACGCGTTAGAGTCGCTGAAGCCGAGCTAGCTCGCGTCAAAGCCGGTGCCAAACAGGGTGAACTCAGCGCCCAGCGGGCCGAAATCAATCGACTGGCTGCCCAACAGCAGGGAACCGTAGATGCTCAAAGAGCCACCGTTTCCCGTCTAGAGGCGGAGCTACAGAATGCCACCGCTGAAGCGAGTCGCTACCAGAATCTATACGCTCAGGGGGCGATTTCAACGTCAGAGCGAGACAGTCGGCGACTCACCCAGCAGACCGCCGAGCAGCAGCTTCGAGAAGCTAAAGCCGTCCTCAGTCGCCTACAGACAACGCGATCGCCCGAAATTGATCAGGCTAGAGCCAACCTAGAACGCATTGCTGAAGTCAGACCCGTCGATATCCAGGTGGCCCAGGCCAGTGTGAATCAGTCTATTGCCGCCGTTAAGCAGGCACAGGCGCAGCTTGACCAAGCCTATGTACGCGCCTCCCAGAGTGGCACAGTCTTAGAAATCCATACGCGCCCTGGAGAAGTGGTCTCTGAAGACGGCATTGTTGAGATCGGCCAGACCCGCACCATGTATGCGGTCGCAGAAGTCTATCAAAGCGATATCCAGCATGTGCAGCCGGGTCAAAAGGTGAGGGTCACCAGTGATTCTTTGGCAGGCGAGCTGCAGGGCACCGTGGACTGGATTGACGCCAAGGTGCAGCGCCAAAACGTTGTGAATGCAGACCCCAGCAGCAATATTGATGCGCGGGTGGTTGAAGTCCATGTGCAACTTGATCCAGCCTCCAGTGAGAAAGCGGAGAAGTTCACAAACTTGCAAGTACAGGCGGAGATTAATCTGTGA
- a CDS encoding DevA family ABC transporter ATP-binding protein, with product MSIHSSAPVISINHLDHSFGEGQLRKQVLFDICLEIFAGEIVIMTGPSGSGKTTILTMVGGLRSPQSGSLKLLGQELCNASSEKLVQARRNNGYIFQAHNLHRSLTALENVRMGLEVQGKLSWAEMQTRAVEMLTHVGLGDHVHKYPENLSGGMKQRVAIARALVSHPAVVLADEPTAALDSKSGRDVVNLMQKLAKEQGCTILMVTHDNRILDVADRIVHMEDGRLQTNTVLTAA from the coding sequence ATGTCCATTCACTCCTCAGCCCCCGTCATCTCCATTAACCACCTGGATCATTCCTTTGGTGAAGGCCAGCTTCGTAAGCAGGTGCTCTTCGATATCTGTTTAGAGATTTTTGCCGGAGAGATCGTGATTATGACGGGGCCATCAGGTTCAGGTAAGACGACAATTCTGACAATGGTGGGGGGGTTGCGATCGCCGCAATCAGGCAGTCTTAAACTTCTGGGCCAAGAACTCTGTAATGCATCCTCAGAGAAACTTGTGCAGGCTAGGCGCAACAATGGCTATATCTTTCAGGCCCACAACCTCCATCGCAGCCTCACGGCTTTAGAGAATGTGCGGATGGGGTTAGAGGTGCAGGGAAAGCTGAGCTGGGCAGAGATGCAGACCCGAGCCGTGGAAATGCTCACCCATGTGGGGCTAGGGGATCATGTTCATAAATATCCTGAGAATTTGTCGGGGGGAATGAAGCAGCGGGTTGCGATCGCACGTGCCCTCGTCAGCCATCCGGCTGTTGTCTTAGCCGATGAACCCACAGCCGCCCTTGATAGTAAATCAGGCAGAGACGTTGTGAATTTAATGCAGAAACTTGCGAAAGAGCAGGGCTGCACGATTTTAATGGTCACCCACGACAACCGCATTTTGGATGTCGCCGATCGCATCGTCCATATGGAAGACGGCAGGCTGCAGACCAATACAGTCCTGACAGCAGCTTAA
- the devC gene encoding ABC transporter permease DevC, protein MIGFITKLKQRTPLGWLQLRHDKTRLAVAIAGITFADILIFMQLGFMGALFESNVKLHRQIDADIVLLSPQARNLSNLSTFPRRRLYQSMDVPGIQSADALYIGFTDWKHPTTQKKTSMLLVGMNPDRPAFMLPEVSQNRDRMKLPDTLLFDRGTRGDYTDLIAQLEQGQTATTEIDKRTVTIDGLFEVGASFTTDGVLMTSDQNFLRLFGRREASTVNLGLVKVEPGADLEQIVATLNAQLPEDVQALTQEGFVTFETDYIKKNSAISFVFSLGAVMGFIVGVVIVYQILSTDVNDHMAEYATFKAMGYRHRYLLGVIFEEAVILAALGFLPGVGVSLGLYKLTSAATALPLAMDLGRVLIVFTLTLVMCNVSGVVATRRLQSADPADIF, encoded by the coding sequence GTGATCGGCTTTATCACGAAACTCAAGCAGCGAACGCCGCTGGGGTGGCTACAGCTCCGGCATGACAAAACACGATTGGCCGTTGCAATTGCCGGGATCACCTTCGCCGACATTCTGATCTTTATGCAACTCGGCTTTATGGGGGCGCTGTTTGAATCCAACGTCAAGCTCCACCGGCAGATCGACGCCGATATTGTTCTTCTTAGTCCCCAGGCCCGTAACCTCAGCAACCTCTCGACCTTTCCTCGACGGCGGCTGTATCAGTCAATGGATGTTCCAGGGATCCAGTCAGCCGATGCCCTTTACATTGGGTTCACTGACTGGAAGCATCCCACAACGCAGAAAAAAACCTCCATGCTACTGGTGGGCATGAATCCCGATCGTCCTGCCTTTATGCTGCCGGAGGTCAGCCAAAATCGAGACAGGATGAAGCTGCCAGATACGTTGCTGTTTGATCGCGGTACCCGAGGCGACTATACCGATCTGATTGCTCAACTGGAGCAGGGGCAAACCGCCACCACTGAAATCGATAAGCGCACCGTCACCATTGACGGTTTATTTGAAGTCGGCGCTTCTTTCACCACAGATGGCGTGCTGATGACCAGCGACCAAAATTTTCTCCGGCTCTTCGGCAGGCGAGAGGCCAGCACCGTCAACCTGGGCTTGGTGAAAGTTGAACCTGGCGCAGATCTAGAGCAGATTGTTGCGACCCTAAATGCTCAGCTACCTGAAGATGTTCAGGCTCTCACCCAAGAAGGCTTTGTCACCTTTGAAACCGACTACATCAAGAAGAATTCCGCCATTAGCTTTGTGTTTAGCCTAGGGGCTGTGATGGGCTTCATTGTGGGCGTTGTGATTGTGTACCAGATTCTGTCTACTGATGTGAACGATCACATGGCAGAGTATGCCACTTTCAAGGCAATGGGCTATCGGCACCGCTATCTGCTGGGCGTCATTTTTGAAGAGGCAGTTATTCTTGCTGCGCTGGGCTTTTTGCCGGGCGTCGGCGTCTCTCTCGGGCTTTATAAGTTGACCAGCGCAGCCACAGCTCTGCCGCTAGCAATGGATCTAGGACGCGTTTTAATCGTCTTTACGTTAACGCTGGTGATGTGTAACGTGTCCGGTGTGGTTGCGACACGACGATTGCAGTCTGCTGATCCCGCTGATATTTTTTAA